One Sphingobacteruim zhuxiongii DNA window includes the following coding sequences:
- a CDS encoding RluA family pseudouridine synthase, which produces MTKITEHDVLFEDNHYIAINKRGGDIVQVDDSGDKSMEEMVKDFVAEKYQKPNGAFIGVIHRLDRPVSGMILFAKTSKGLDRMNRLFHDRKVKKTYLAVVRERPEHLKGTLKNWLLRDRKKMITKAYNREVKNGSYAELDYEVIGQLDGFYLLKVNPLTGRTHQIRSQLAYMGCPIVGDNKYGYPRGSLKRTICLHSRSLAFEHPIKEEDMLIKAPLPVDGFWEKFNVLLTEQV; this is translated from the coding sequence ATGACAAAGATTACCGAGCATGATGTTTTATTCGAAGACAATCATTACATAGCGATTAACAAGCGAGGAGGGGATATTGTACAGGTAGATGATTCTGGCGACAAGTCCATGGAGGAGATGGTTAAAGACTTTGTTGCTGAGAAATATCAGAAACCCAATGGTGCATTTATTGGTGTTATACATCGTCTTGATCGTCCCGTAAGTGGAATGATTCTATTCGCAAAAACTAGTAAGGGATTGGATCGTATGAATCGTTTATTCCATGACCGAAAAGTTAAGAAAACCTATTTGGCCGTTGTTCGCGAACGTCCGGAACATTTAAAAGGAACATTAAAAAATTGGTTGTTGCGGGACCGCAAGAAGATGATTACTAAGGCTTATAATCGAGAAGTGAAGAACGGTAGCTATGCAGAATTGGACTATGAAGTGATTGGGCAGCTAGATGGTTTTTATCTGTTAAAAGTGAATCCATTGACAGGGCGTACCCATCAAATACGTAGTCAACTAGCTTATATGGGTTGTCCGATTGTTGGAGACAATAAATACGGTTATCCTAGAGGTAGTCTGAAGCGTACAATTTGTTTACACTCGCGCTCGTTGGCATTTGAGCATCCTATAAAAGAGGAAGATATGCTAATCAAGGCACCTCTTCCAGTAGATGGGTTTTGGGAAAAATTCAATGTCTTGCTGACAGAGCAGGTATAA
- a CDS encoding MlaD family protein: protein MATTEDRKRSIIVGLFTLIGLVILVAGILVLGTQQNKFSKNLALTTYFKDVKGLKVGNNVWFSGVKVGIIKEIKFESVENVRVVMSVEEKSSQFIRKDVIATLSSDGLIGNAIISLVGGSEKIPAVADGDVIKSGVSGGMEAMLATLQVNNENLLEITKNFATLSKQLVEGKGTVGALMTDEDIANNLRKSVTSLNSTMSTANTAVNNLVSLTNKLNSDQGLIHDLSTDTQVFASLRESAAQLQGVTQTASALMSNLNETTARLNDKDNAIGVLTNDAEAANEIKQILKNLNMGTEKLDKNMEALQSNFLLRGFFKKKAKEEAEKAQDSVAN from the coding sequence ATGGCAACAACAGAAGATAGAAAACGATCGATTATTGTAGGTTTATTTACCTTAATAGGGTTGGTTATTTTGGTAGCTGGTATTTTAGTGTTGGGTACTCAGCAAAATAAATTCAGCAAGAATCTGGCATTAACTACCTATTTCAAAGATGTAAAGGGCTTAAAAGTTGGAAACAACGTTTGGTTTTCCGGAGTAAAGGTCGGTATCATCAAAGAAATTAAGTTTGAAAGTGTAGAGAATGTACGGGTAGTAATGAGTGTGGAGGAGAAATCAAGCCAGTTTATTCGTAAGGACGTCATTGCGACCTTAAGTTCCGACGGTTTAATCGGTAATGCAATCATTAGTTTGGTTGGCGGCAGCGAGAAAATTCCTGCGGTTGCGGATGGAGATGTGATTAAATCGGGCGTTTCAGGTGGCATGGAAGCGATGCTTGCGACTTTGCAAGTCAACAATGAAAATCTCCTGGAGATTACTAAAAACTTTGCTACGCTTTCCAAACAATTAGTTGAAGGAAAAGGTACGGTAGGGGCTTTGATGACTGATGAAGACATAGCAAATAATCTTAGAAAGTCGGTTACTTCGTTAAATTCGACGATGTCGACAGCAAATACGGCAGTTAATAACCTTGTTTCGTTAACTAATAAGTTAAACAGTGATCAAGGTTTGATTCATGATTTATCGACAGATACACAGGTTTTTGCGAGCTTAAGAGAGTCGGCTGCACAATTGCAAGGCGTGACGCAAACTGCTTCGGCACTGATGTCAAACTTGAATGAGACAACCGCTCGTTTAAATGATAAAGATAATGCGATTGGCGTTTTGACGAATGATGCAGAGGCGGCAAACGAAATCAAGCAAATATTGAAGAACCTGAACATGGGTACGGAGAAGCTTGATAAAAATATGGAAGCCCTACAAAGTAACTTCCTATTACGTGGATTCTTCAAGAAGAAAGCGAAAGAGGAGGCTGAAAAGGCGCAAGATTCCGTTGCAAACTAA